The following are encoded in a window of Manihot esculenta cultivar AM560-2 chromosome 8, M.esculenta_v8, whole genome shotgun sequence genomic DNA:
- the LOC110620219 gene encoding 60S ribosomal protein L27-3 has translation MVKFLKPNKAVIVLQGRYAGRKAVIVKSFDEGTRDRPYGHCLVAGIKKYPSKVIKKDSAKKTAKKSRVKCFIKLVNYQHLMPTRYTLDVDIKDVVSADALQSKEKKVAAAKETKARFEERFKTGKNRWFFTKLRF, from the coding sequence ATGGTGAAATTTCTGAAGCCAAACAAGGCTGTGATCGTCCTCCAAGGCCGGTATGCTGGACGCAAGGCGGTGATCGTCAAGTCCTTCGATGAAGGCACTCGCGACCGCCCCTATGGCCACTGCTTGGTTGCAGGGATAAAGAAGTACCCAAGCAAGGTTATTAAGAAGGACTCTGCCAAGAAGACTGCCAAGAAGTCCCGTGTAAAGTGCTTTATCAAGCTCGTCAACTACCAGCACTTGATGCCGACCCGCTACACCCTCGACGTCGACATCAAGGACGTGGTCTCTGCCGACGCTTTGCAGAGCAAGGAGAAGAAGGTTGCTGCTGCCAAGGAGACCAAGGCGAGGTTCGAGGAGAGGTTCAAGACTGGCAAGAATAGGTGGTTCTTTACCAAGCTCAGGTTCTGA